The Microbacterium sp. SORGH_AS_0862 genome has a segment encoding these proteins:
- a CDS encoding YqaJ viral recombinase family protein, translating to MTITKPIALVSSKDENAWHKGRRSGVTKTDVVRLISGGIRTKQQIYAEKQGEGRFHGNQHTERGHVLEPVVLEWVERSLGIPESGTLYAHGENRRHLATPDAYEWVDGEGALVEIKTHSGSWATGVPLKILRDIYWQAYVLGAGYAALAHWEVDEEGQPLTIEPELIEIPLDADETARLIAAADDYLAWVDAGRPEFDEAGVPLEIRELIARNVAAKAEIDETDRLIREFIAAEPERAEKGLKLNVPEGSLSFTVSTSSEFDKAAWMKASPDAYAAWEAAQKDYRKPKQRTSLRIAPPAAEEPAQIKEAA from the coding sequence ATGACCATCACCAAGCCGATCGCGCTCGTCAGCTCCAAGGACGAGAACGCGTGGCACAAGGGGCGCCGCTCCGGCGTCACGAAGACCGACGTCGTGCGCCTCATCTCCGGCGGCATCCGCACGAAACAGCAGATCTACGCCGAGAAGCAGGGCGAGGGCCGGTTCCACGGCAATCAGCACACCGAACGCGGCCACGTGCTCGAGCCTGTCGTGCTCGAGTGGGTCGAGCGCAGCCTCGGCATTCCCGAATCGGGCACCCTGTACGCGCACGGCGAGAACCGCCGCCACCTCGCCACCCCCGATGCCTACGAGTGGGTCGACGGCGAGGGAGCCCTCGTCGAGATCAAGACGCACTCCGGCTCGTGGGCGACCGGTGTCCCGCTGAAGATCCTCCGCGACATCTACTGGCAGGCGTACGTGCTCGGCGCCGGCTATGCCGCGCTCGCGCACTGGGAGGTCGACGAGGAGGGGCAGCCGCTCACGATCGAGCCCGAGTTGATCGAGATCCCGCTCGACGCCGACGAGACGGCGCGGCTCATCGCCGCCGCCGACGACTACCTCGCCTGGGTCGATGCCGGCCGCCCCGAGTTCGACGAGGCCGGCGTGCCGCTCGAGATCCGCGAACTCATCGCCCGCAACGTCGCCGCGAAAGCGGAGATCGACGAGACGGATCGACTGATTCGCGAGTTCATCGCCGCCGAACCCGAACGGGCCGAGAAGGGGCTCAAGCTCAACGTTCCCGAGGGGTCGCTGAGCTTCACCGTCTCGACGTCGAGTGAGTTCGACAAGGCCGCCTGGATGAAGGCGAGCCCGGACGCCTACGCGGCGTGGGAGGCCGCGCAGAAGGACTACCGCAAGCCGAAGCAGCGAACCTCGCTGCGCATCGCGCCGCCGGCCGCGGAGGAGCCGGCACAGATCAAGGAGGCCGCGTGA
- a CDS encoding helix-turn-helix domain-containing protein — translation MASYAARFNAAVAAELRGERGAQQITVEALAEKAGMVKGTLLRYLNGKRDIPVPALAEICQALGVDPGDVLDKASARVAAQQV, via the coding sequence ATGGCGTCTTATGCAGCCCGCTTCAATGCGGCAGTAGCGGCCGAACTACGCGGAGAGCGCGGAGCCCAGCAGATAACCGTCGAAGCCCTCGCAGAGAAGGCCGGCATGGTTAAGGGCACGCTCCTGCGCTACCTCAACGGCAAGCGGGATATCCCCGTCCCCGCGCTCGCTGAGATCTGCCAGGCACTCGGGGTTGATCCAGGCGACGTGCTCGACAAGGCATCCGCGCGCGTAGCAGCGCAGCAGGTTTGA
- a CDS encoding recombinase family protein: MRNAAIRAAASTPRAILYLRQSTYREESISLLLQETACRQYCDRQGYAVVDVEADPGISGRTWQRPAVQRVMSAVEEGRADVIVLWRWSRLSRNRKHWAVAADRIDVAGGAIESATEPNDTTAAGRFGRGVMVEMNAFESERIGEQWKEVQESRFKRGLPPGTVPWGWLHNDDGTIAPNPDQAPAIPQLYEMYISGDGTTTLARWLEQHGYLTARGRTRWERCTVTSLLDSPIHSGQVTYHGETRPGVHEGLVSPETFERYRALRIERAGKRAPRANYLLSGLLTCGSCGVAMYGQTVRNAAHPGRADYIAYRCNSLSFTPEHGPGYVRLKAVEEAVSAWLAQYSHLEHFPEREHVSPPQTEAQRLAREIQDLNEALVKLTVDFTSGKIPERAYSATAQHYDARISTLSATLARHEASIAIAPKLPQASARLLLETWDVSSVKACREGLRDLIERITVHVAAKKVEIRPRIGETMVIDI, encoded by the coding sequence ATGAGAAACGCAGCCATCCGCGCAGCCGCCTCGACGCCGCGCGCGATCCTCTATCTACGCCAGTCGACGTACCGCGAAGAGAGCATCAGCCTGCTGCTCCAAGAGACGGCTTGCCGTCAGTACTGCGATCGACAGGGGTACGCCGTCGTAGACGTGGAAGCCGACCCTGGCATCTCGGGACGGACCTGGCAGCGCCCCGCCGTGCAACGCGTCATGTCCGCTGTCGAAGAGGGCCGCGCGGATGTCATCGTGCTCTGGCGCTGGTCGCGGCTATCGCGAAACCGAAAGCACTGGGCCGTCGCCGCCGACCGCATCGACGTGGCTGGCGGCGCGATCGAATCCGCCACTGAGCCCAACGACACCACTGCCGCCGGCAGATTTGGGCGCGGTGTCATGGTCGAGATGAACGCGTTCGAATCGGAACGCATCGGCGAGCAGTGGAAAGAGGTGCAGGAGTCTCGATTCAAGCGGGGACTCCCGCCGGGCACCGTCCCCTGGGGATGGCTCCACAACGACGACGGCACCATCGCGCCGAACCCCGATCAGGCCCCGGCGATTCCACAGCTCTACGAGATGTACATCAGCGGCGACGGCACGACCACACTTGCACGATGGCTTGAGCAGCACGGCTATCTCACCGCGCGGGGACGCACCCGCTGGGAGCGCTGCACCGTGACGAGCCTTCTCGATTCCCCCATTCACAGCGGTCAGGTGACCTACCACGGCGAGACTCGCCCCGGCGTGCACGAGGGTCTTGTATCGCCCGAAACCTTCGAGCGATACCGCGCCCTGCGGATTGAGCGTGCTGGCAAGCGGGCGCCGCGCGCCAACTACCTGCTGTCGGGCTTGCTCACGTGCGGCTCGTGCGGCGTCGCAATGTACGGGCAGACAGTGCGCAATGCGGCGCACCCTGGCCGAGCCGATTACATCGCGTACCGCTGCAACAGCCTGTCTTTCACTCCCGAACACGGTCCGGGATACGTCCGCCTAAAGGCAGTCGAGGAAGCCGTCAGCGCCTGGCTGGCGCAGTACAGCCATCTCGAGCACTTCCCGGAGCGCGAGCATGTCTCACCGCCGCAGACGGAGGCGCAGCGCCTCGCCCGCGAGATCCAAGATCTCAACGAAGCGCTGGTGAAACTGACCGTCGACTTCACGAGTGGAAAGATCCCCGAGCGTGCCTACTCTGCTACCGCACAGCATTACGACGCTCGCATCAGCACCCTGAGCGCCACGCTCGCTCGGCACGAGGCTTCAATCGCCATCGCCCCGAAACTGCCACAAGCGAGCGCACGTCTGCTGCTCGAGACGTGGGACGTATCCAGCGTGAAAGCCTGCCGAGAGGGCCTCCGGGATCTCATCGAGCGCATAACCGTCCACGTTGCCGCCAAAAAAGTCGAGATCAGACCACGAATCGGTGAGACTATGGTTATCGATATCTAA